A genomic stretch from Malus domestica chromosome 15, GDT2T_hap1 includes:
- the LOC103431387 gene encoding temperature-induced lipocalin-1-like, which translates to MATKKAMEVVKGLDLQRYMGRWYEIASVPSRFQPKNGENTRATYTLKDDGTVNVLNETWTDGKRGFIEGTAYKADPNSDEAKLKVRFYVPPFLPIIPVTGDYWVLFIDEDYQYALIGQPSRNSLWILSRRPHLDEEIYNQLVQRAADEGYDVSKLHKTRQSESPPEGEEGPKDTKGIWWFKSIFGR; encoded by the exons ATGGCGACGAAGAAGGCGATGGAAGTCGTGAAGGGCCTGGATCTGCAGCGCTACATGGGGCGGTGGTACGAGATTGCCTCCGTTCCGTCGCGGTTTCAGCCCAAGAACGGCGAGAACACGCGTGCCACCTACACTCTGAAAGACGACGGCACCGTGAATGTGCTGAACGAGACTTGGACCGACGGGAAGAGGGGGTTCATCGAGGGCACCGCCTACAAGGCGGACCCGAATAGCGACGAGGCGAAACTGAAGGTGAGGTTTTATGTTCCGCCATTTCTGCCGATCATTCCTGTCACGGGGGATTACTGGGTTTTGTTCATTGACGAGGATTATCAGTACGCTTTGATTGGCCAGCCTAGCAGGAATTCCCTTTGG ATATTGAGCAGGCGGCCTCATCTGGATGAAGAAATATACAACCAGCTGGTCCAAAGGGCGGCGGACGAGGGCTACGACGTGAGCAAACTCCACAAGACGCGGCAGAGCGAGAGTCCGCCGGAGGGAGAAGAAGGCCCCAAAGACACCAAGGGCATCTGGTGGTTCAAATCCATCTTCGGAAGATAG
- the LOC103415557 gene encoding uncharacterized protein, whose translation MSRRSATCLRCCLVVFAVVSALGVCGPALYWRFKKTVKLGGSKISCPSCNCDCPPPLSLLKIAPGLANLSVTDCGSNDPDLKREMEKQFVDLLTEELKLQEAVAAEHTRHMNITCAEAKRVASQYQKEAEKCNAATETCEEARERAEALLIKERKVTFLWERRARQMGWAGE comes from the exons atgtcaaGGCGATCTGCTACCTGTTTGAGGTGCTGTTTGGTGGTGTTTGCGGTGGTTTCTGCATTGGGGGTTTGCGGGCCGGCCTTGTATTGGCGGTTCAAGAAGACCGTAAAGTTGGGGGGTTCTAAAATCTCTTGCCCTTCTTGCAACTGCGATTGCCCTCCTCCTTTGTCTCTCCTCAAGATTGCTCCTg GATTGGCCAATCTCTCAGTCACAG ATTGCGGAAGTAATGACCCAGATCTGAAGCGGGAGATGGAGAAGCAATTTGTGGACCTTTTAACAGAGGAATTGAAGCTGCAAGAGGCTGTTGCTGCAGAGCACACCCGACACATGAACATCACATGTGCTGAAGCAAAGAGGGTGGCTTCTCAGTACCAGAAAGAAGCAGAAAAGTGCAATGCTGCAACAGAAACTTGCGAGGAGGCGAGAGAGCGCGCTGAGGCATTGCTCATCAAGGAGAGAAAGGTGACTTTCTTGTGGGAAAGACGAGCCCGTCAAATGGGTTGGGCAGGAGAATAG